Genomic segment of Salvia hispanica cultivar TCC Black 2014 chromosome 2, UniMelb_Shisp_WGS_1.0, whole genome shotgun sequence:
attttctttttacttttcaactTTATCAtcctatcttattttattctctggCCTTGAAACAGGGGAACGTATTGTTTCAAATCGATGTTATTTTACTTGTCAGATATGCTCTATATCTACATATTTTCAATGTAGATGAAAGGAGGAGGTGGGCAATGATCATCACTACAACCAAACCTGCAAGCTGCAGCCTTATTTTTCGATAATTCTAGCGACTTTCTCCACTCTCTTTCCGTATACTAATTCCATTTTTCACTACCACATAAAAAGAGCGACCAAAAGGAGAGACTGAGAGTTGTGGTAGGGTGAGAGGGAAGATCACCACAGTTGATTGAACTACGCAGGACCCGCAATTGTCTTCATTGTATAAATCGAATTGACCCTTTTCCTACTCTTCCATCTGAAGTAGAGTTGGCGAGCAACCTAGGTCACTCAGTACATATTACAGGCAAGAGGCACGTCGTCATCTCCATGAATTATCTTCAATGCAATTGCTTCCACATGCGCATGCAGCTCAGCCTTTTCCCCAAAATCGCATGTGCCATTAAGCAACAAAAAGGGTAAATTAGCCACATCCAACTTGCAAATTTTACCTCAAAATTCACAATAACACATTCAACACATCTGTCTAAATAAACTTCAACCCTGAAAGATATTGCCGTCTCGAAATTAGATACTGAACCAAGGAATATATCACTCCAAGAAGCCCCAATATCTTGATCTTCATAATGTCTGTCATTATGATTGGTGGTAGATTAAGCGGTATGGTAAGCAAGGGCCTTGAATCAGCCTGTTTCGTATAGCTCCAAACAAAACGGTTGAAAAGGATGTGGCTTGGGAAAGTTAGTACAAGGAGGGCAAGATTCTTGACGGCAAAGATCCAATCAGGTCCCCCAATATTGACGCCCCATCCTGTATTGTCATGCCACACATCTTCCCATATACTATACACAGCAGTCGACACCAAGTGCGTGGAGATAGCAACAGTAACAGGGAAGTACCTCTGCTTATCACCGAATCCAGCAAAGAAATCTGAATCCTGGTTGAGTAACAACAGAACAGGCGCCAAGAAAAATATAGCACTGTTTGATCCCCCTGTCAGATGCACATTCAAGATCAAGCATATCGCAAAACACATTACAGTGGCAACATTACCAACTGCAGGCATCCAAGCTCCTTCTGCAGCAATCCGCTTTGTAGTAAATGCTGGCATAGTCGAGACCCTGTGCTGCTTCATAAATCTCAGTCTAGGAGGCACCATAGCTGAACTGCTTTCACCTGACTGACTGTGCCGAAGTCCACCTCTTTCCATAAACTTTTCACGGATAAGTGAAGCCAACTCAAACTTTATCTCAAGTGCTATAACCATAAAGATTGCAGCATATAAACCAAGAAGAAACGTCCTTGCACCCTCAACAGCAAGTAATGTCGCAAACTTATTCTCCTCAGCCATATCTTCAGCAACAATCTCTCCTAGCCAAGTCTTGTTAATTCTCACCTGACCCTCCAGTAAATATGTTACTGGAAATAGGGCCACAATCAGAGCAAACACCCAGGGCAAGAACTTGGTGCTATAAGAGGAAGGTAGATGAGTGAAAACCACAAATATAGATGCACAAACCATGGTAACAACGATGAGGGCATGCAGAATTCCTGCCTGAAGAAAATACTCTGCAGATATATAAATGCCAAGAGCAATTCCCACAGCAATGGCATAAAATGTCCTCAACTCAACAATGTAAGATATTGGTATAACAGAGGTGACACCAGCCAGAGTGAGAAGGATAGCTGCAATAAGCAACCATGATGGCCATGTGGGCTTTGAAGCCATGAAGCCATATATGGAAATATCATCGGCAGATTGACGCGCGGATTTAATTAGATCAGAATGATAAGTCCATGCTAGAGGAATTGGAGGCTGCATCATGATGAATAGCAGACCAGTTGCTAAGACCAACACCAAGTATCTTTTTGTGGCCTGAGTAAAAATGGGAAAATCTTCAGTTAGTCctaataaagtactccctccgtcccattcaagatgtcTATCTaccctttttagtttgtcccactcaagatgtccactttctatatttggaaataaatccCTCTCTCCTGagtaaaatattcaactatttttttctctatttactCCACctaacaactcctaaaatcccgtgccactcaagaatgtggacatcttgagtgggaccGAGGGATTATTTGCTAGGCGTACATCCTAACCAGCAATGCCCTCTTAGAAGTGACAAACAATGCAAAAGAAGATATTAATCTTTTAAGTAGTATACGGGATAGACTACTTCTGGAGAAGGGTATAAAGAACCTTTTGATGCTATCCACAAGTAAAAGTagatagaaattaaaaaaaatacaaacccTGACACATTAAGAGATGTTTAGTAAAATGATCTCTCGTAAGATTGCTCAGAGTGGAAATCAAGTCAAAACATTATTAGCAACATGCAGGGTAAGTTACTGCTAGTATGGAAttctattaaatattaatcacGGAAAAACATGAATAtgcaatcaaaataataataaagaattGTACCATGACATGGGAGAAGTGCAGAGCGACAATTGGTATACAAGCTAAGCCTGTTAAGAGAATGCAAGAACCCAAAAGCAAGCCATCAGATGGAGCTCTTCCATACCACCACAGAAGGGCTTCAAATATTGTTTCGCGACAAAACCAGACTGACAAAGCAACCACACCAGCATGTGCATAACCATTAATAGGTTTCATCTTTGACGCTGATGATTTAGATTTATCCCTGCAATTAACCAAACCCATTAAGTTTATACGGAAAAAGTGCAACATTGACAATTGGAAAAAGGTTTTGGCAATACTTATAAAGCAGCAACGGAGGAGATACTGCTAACAATAGAACAGCTGAAACCCACAACACATTCTTTGAAGCCATAACAAGCATAGATAACTTTGCAGAATAGAGACAAATCAGAACCCAAACTGCCTTTGATCCAATTCTCCGGT
This window contains:
- the LOC125203797 gene encoding uncharacterized protein LOC125203797, with protein sequence MSLKSFCKLIVGSVLLAMAVPGLAVLPPQFFYLTEAGLIGHALLLCYIENNFFNYSNVYYYGMDDDVMYPSYMVVLTTFAGLAVVRRLSVDRRIGSKAVWVLICLYSAKLSMLVMASKNVLWVSAVLLLAVSPPLLLYKDKSKSSASKMKPINGYAHAGVVALSVWFCRETIFEALLWWYGRAPSDGLLLGSCILLTGLACIPIVALHFSHVMATKRYLVLVLATGLLFIMMQPPIPLAWTYHSDLIKSARQSADDISIYGFMASKPTWPSWLLIAAILLTLAGVTSVIPISYIVELRTFYAIAVGIALGIYISAEYFLQAGILHALIVVTMVCASIFVVFTHLPSSYSTKFLPWVFALIVALFPVTYLLEGQVRINKTWLGEIVAEDMAEENKFATLLAVEGARTFLLGLYAAIFMVIALEIKFELASLIREKFMERGGLRHSQSGESSSAMVPPRLRFMKQHRVSTMPAFTTKRIAAEGAWMPAVGNVATVMCFAICLILNVHLTGGSNSAIFFLAPVLLLLNQDSDFFAGFGDKQRYFPVTVAISTHLVSTAVYSIWEDVWHDNTGWGVNIGGPDWIFAVKNLALLVLTFPSHILFNRFVWSYTKQADSRPLLTIPLNLPPIIMTDIMKIKILGLLGVIYSLVQYLISRRQYLSGLSCMRMWKQLH